The Helianthus annuus cultivar XRQ/B chromosome 16, HanXRQr2.0-SUNRISE, whole genome shotgun sequence genome includes a window with the following:
- the LOC110944375 gene encoding uncharacterized protein LOC110944375: protein MKADQEAGNRFVLDWCRWVPAKVNIHVWRAELDRLPTGEALLKRNILIEESECPFCGAEVESSEHLFISCSTAAFVWQGVSSWCKIPNIFAFSISDLLSVFKSLRMSEKKKKEAIQCVIMIACWSLWRARNNVRFLNSPVKIDGILSEVKALGYLWFSHRSRFKGIEWREWCSFINM from the coding sequence ATGAAGGCGGATCAGGAAGCTGGGAATAGGTTCGTGCTCGATTGGTGTCGTTGGGTGCCGGCTAAGGTTAATATTCACGTTTGGAGAGCTGAATTGGACAGGTTACCGACAGGAGAAGCCCTTTTAAAAAGAAACATTTTGATCGAGGAAAGTGAGTGCCCGTTTTGCGGTGCTGAAGTCGAATCCTCCGAGCACTTGTTTATCTCGTGTAGTACCGCCGCTTTTGTGTGGCAAGGCGTGTCATCTTGGTGTAAAATTCCGAACATATTCGCTTTCTCCATATCGGACCTCCTAAGCGTTTTTAAGAGTTTAAGAATGTcggaaaagaagaagaaggaagCAATCCAATGTGTTATCATGATCGCCTGTTGGAGTCTTTGGCGTGCTAGGAACAATGTTCGGTTCTTGAATTCCCCGGTTAAGATAGATGGTATTTTAAGCGAAGTTAAGGCTTTAGGCTATCTTTGGTTCTCTCATAGATCTAGATTTAAAGGGATTGAATGGAGGGAGTGGTGCTCCTTTATAAATATGTAA